A window of the Streptomyces sp. NBC_00454 genome harbors these coding sequences:
- the arr gene encoding NAD(+)--rifampin ADP-ribosyltransferase codes for MDEVLDEGPFFHGTKAELRVGDHLTAGFRSNYRPEIVMNHIYFTALRDGAGLAAELAAGDGAPRVYAVEPTGEFENDPNVTDKKFPGNPTRSYRSLGPLRIVGEVTDWTRQTPEALQMWRDRLAEIRLDDRAEIIN; via the coding sequence ATGGACGAGGTATTGGACGAGGGACCGTTCTTCCACGGAACAAAGGCCGAGCTGCGGGTCGGGGATCATCTCACCGCCGGCTTCCGCTCCAACTACCGGCCCGAAATCGTGATGAACCACATCTACTTCACCGCGTTGCGCGACGGCGCGGGACTTGCCGCCGAACTCGCCGCCGGCGACGGGGCCCCGCGCGTGTATGCCGTCGAACCGACCGGTGAGTTCGAGAACGATCCAAACGTCACCGACAAGAAGTTCCCCGGCAATCCCACCCGCTCCTATCGCAGCCTGGGGCCGCTCCGGATCGTGGGCGAGGTCACCGACTGGACGCGACAGACACCCGAAGCCCTCCAGATGTGGCGGGACCGGCTGGCCGAGATCCGTCTGGATGACCGGGCGGAAATCATCAACTGA
- a CDS encoding alpha-ketoglutarate-dependent dioxygenase AlkB encodes MPPESRISDEILSYSFPTEQNLFAELSASARLEGVGKGRRGAVLTKVDEAGGVPLVRTTTRYGSPTQRFRAVHERLAQHVQERAALPVGFNNALIESYTNAYTTMGSHSDQALDLANESFIAVFSCYQHPEASPPRKLIFESKGSSGEKFEIPLAHNSVVAFSVDSNRRLRHKIILETPARTTDNQWLGVTFRTSKTLVRFRDGNAYLPQDERLMSADDEQRNEFYQLRRRENKETDFTYPLLTYTISESDLMPPV; translated from the coding sequence CTGCCCCCCGAATCCAGGATCTCGGATGAGATCCTCTCGTACTCTTTTCCAACCGAGCAAAATCTCTTCGCGGAGCTGTCCGCGTCGGCTCGCTTGGAAGGCGTAGGAAAAGGCCGGCGAGGCGCCGTGCTCACCAAGGTCGACGAGGCGGGCGGCGTACCGCTCGTACGCACTACCACCCGATACGGCAGCCCGACGCAGCGTTTCCGGGCGGTACACGAACGGCTTGCGCAACACGTCCAAGAGCGAGCGGCGCTCCCGGTCGGCTTCAACAACGCTCTCATCGAGAGCTACACGAACGCCTACACAACCATGGGCAGCCATTCCGACCAAGCCCTCGATCTGGCCAACGAGTCGTTTATCGCCGTCTTCTCCTGCTACCAACATCCCGAAGCGAGCCCGCCAAGAAAGCTGATCTTCGAATCAAAGGGTTCCAGCGGAGAGAAGTTCGAGATCCCCCTCGCCCACAACAGTGTCGTCGCGTTCTCTGTCGACTCGAATCGGCGACTCAGACACAAAATCATATTGGAAACGCCAGCCCGGACGACGGACAACCAATGGCTGGGTGTAACATTTCGAACCTCAAAGACCCTCGTTCGGTTTCGCGACGGAAACGCATATCTCCCGCAGGATGAACGCCTCATGTCGGCCGACGATGAGCAGAGGAATGAGTTTTATCAACTACGCCGCCGTGAGAACAAGGAAACGGATTTCACCTACCCCCTGCTGACGTACACCATAAGCGAGAGCGACCTGATGCCGCCTGTCTGA
- a CDS encoding ABC transporter substrate-binding protein, translated as MAGSVRFRRGSPERIAEGPSAGAARGLRSRRTVPFRNRRSPPHSWRSTVSRTARGSSSRRHSLRIRVAASAAAAGAFLIAGCSSSGGGAGEAAGGVPVVEKGKLTTCTHLPYPPFQFEKDGKVVGFDVALVDLVASRLKVEQKILDTPFENFKTGAFLNSGECDLAAAGMTITDERKKNVDFSVPYFDATQALLVTKKSGVTSLADLKAKSKKLGAQAETTGESYAKGQGFDPVAFESSDAVINGLRTGQVDAVVIDYPVVQGWLKDPKNAAEFTLAQNIDTGEQYGFSVKKGNTALVAAIDKAITDAKADGTYKKIYEQWIGPLPQAAP; from the coding sequence ATGGCCGGATCCGTGCGGTTCCGCCGGGGGTCCCCGGAACGCATCGCCGAAGGTCCCTCAGCGGGCGCCGCCCGTGGCCTACGATCTCGGCGGACGGTCCCGTTCCGTAATCGCCGCTCGCCCCCGCACTCATGGAGGTCAACCGTGTCCCGGACGGCCAGAGGAAGCAGCAGTCGCCGCCACAGCCTCCGTATCCGCGTCGCGGCCTCAGCCGCCGCGGCGGGTGCGTTCCTCATCGCGGGATGCTCATCGAGCGGCGGCGGCGCGGGTGAGGCGGCCGGCGGAGTGCCCGTCGTCGAGAAGGGCAAACTGACGACCTGCACCCACCTGCCGTACCCGCCGTTCCAGTTCGAGAAGGACGGCAAGGTCGTCGGTTTCGACGTGGCCCTGGTCGACCTGGTGGCGAGCCGGCTCAAGGTCGAGCAGAAGATCCTCGACACGCCCTTCGAGAACTTCAAGACCGGGGCCTTCCTGAACTCCGGCGAGTGCGACCTCGCGGCGGCCGGCATGACGATCACCGACGAGCGCAAGAAGAACGTCGACTTCTCCGTGCCCTACTTCGACGCGACTCAGGCACTGCTCGTGACCAAGAAGAGCGGCGTCACCTCGCTGGCCGATCTCAAGGCGAAGTCGAAGAAGCTGGGCGCGCAGGCCGAGACCACCGGGGAGAGCTACGCCAAGGGCCAGGGATTCGACCCCGTAGCCTTCGAGAGCTCGGACGCGGTGATCAACGGACTGCGCACCGGTCAGGTCGACGCCGTAGTCATCGACTACCCGGTCGTCCAGGGCTGGCTCAAGGACCCGAAGAACGCGGCCGAGTTCACCCTCGCGCAGAACATCGACACCGGCGAGCAGTACGGCTTCTCGGTGAAGAAGGGCAACACCGCCCTCGTGGCCGCGATCGACAAGGCGATCACGGACGCCAAGGCCGACGGAACCTACAAGAAGATCTACGAGCAGTGGATCGGCCCGCTGCCCCAGGCCGCGCCGTGA
- a CDS encoding amino acid ABC transporter permease: MTSRLTRRQRRRVSQGVQYALFGAVLVLIGVNADWGRLQNQFAQKDLALRLFPEIITTALRNTVVYTLSGFLLGLVLGLVIAMMRLSSVAPYRWVAGVYIELFRGLPALLIFIFVGVAVPLAFPGTAIPGGTYGKVALGLGLVAAAYMAETIRAGIQAVPKGQLEAARSLGFSHARAMVSIVIPQAFRIVIPPLTNELVLLFKDSSLVLFLGVTLQERELTKFGRDLASQSANSTPILVAGLCYLLVTVPLSFVVRRLETRAAKAT; the protein is encoded by the coding sequence GTGACCTCTCGGCTGACCCGCCGTCAGCGCCGCCGCGTCTCGCAGGGCGTGCAGTACGCGCTCTTCGGTGCCGTGCTGGTGCTGATCGGCGTGAACGCCGACTGGGGCCGGCTGCAGAACCAGTTCGCCCAGAAGGACCTGGCGCTGCGGCTCTTCCCGGAGATCATCACCACGGCCCTGCGCAACACGGTGGTCTACACGCTGTCGGGGTTCCTCCTCGGCCTGGTCCTCGGCCTGGTCATCGCCATGATGCGGCTGTCCTCGGTGGCCCCCTACCGGTGGGTCGCCGGCGTCTACATCGAACTGTTCCGCGGCCTCCCGGCGCTGCTGATCTTCATTTTCGTCGGCGTGGCGGTGCCACTGGCGTTCCCCGGTACAGCGATCCCCGGCGGCACGTACGGCAAGGTCGCACTCGGCCTCGGCCTGGTGGCCGCCGCCTACATGGCGGAAACGATTCGGGCCGGCATCCAGGCGGTCCCCAAGGGGCAGCTGGAGGCGGCCCGCTCGCTGGGCTTCTCGCACGCCCGGGCCATGGTCTCGATCGTCATTCCACAGGCCTTCCGCATCGTCATCCCGCCGCTCACCAACGAACTGGTCCTGCTGTTCAAGGACTCCTCGCTCGTACTGTTCCTCGGTGTGACGCTGCAGGAGCGGGAGCTGACCAAGTTCGGACGGGACCTCGCCAGCCAGAGCGCCAACTCCACCCCGATCCTGGTCGCGGGCCTGTGCTACCTCCTGGTGACCGTGCCGCTGAGCTTCGTGGTGCGCCGGCTGGAAACCCGCGCGGCCAAGGCCACGTGA
- a CDS encoding mechanosensitive ion channel family protein, which produces MTRDLVLHDWLVAGIALAAGALAGLLLRALVRWLGKHALRTRWSGDDIIVDALRTFAPGAAVIGGAAVAASALPLSTRISGWVTHSLTALLILMATLGAARVVAGLVQSVAHARTGVAGSATIFVNITRVVVLAMGLLVALETVGVSIAPLLTALGVGGLAVALALQDTLANLFAGVHILASKTVQPGDYIRLTSGEEGYVVDINWRNTVVRNLSNNLVIIPNGRLARTNMTNFTQPEQQLSILVQVGVGYESDLEHVERVTLEVVDGVMADINGAVPDHEGAVRFHTFADSRIGFTVILGVGEFSDQYRIKHEFIKRLHRRFREEGISIPAPTRTVTLHQDDPRPAPPAPFPHQREAPASALADNGR; this is translated from the coding sequence TTGACCCGGGACCTCGTCCTGCACGACTGGCTGGTCGCCGGCATCGCGCTCGCCGCGGGCGCCCTGGCCGGTCTGCTCCTGCGCGCCCTCGTACGGTGGCTGGGCAAGCATGCCCTGCGGACGCGCTGGAGCGGGGACGACATCATCGTCGACGCGCTGCGCACCTTCGCGCCCGGGGCGGCCGTCATCGGGGGCGCCGCCGTGGCCGCCTCGGCCCTGCCCCTCAGTACGCGAATCTCCGGCTGGGTGACCCATTCGCTGACCGCCCTGCTGATCCTCATGGCCACCCTCGGCGCGGCCCGGGTCGTCGCAGGTCTCGTCCAGTCCGTGGCCCATGCGCGCACCGGAGTGGCCGGATCGGCCACCATCTTCGTCAACATCACGCGGGTCGTGGTGCTCGCGATGGGCCTGCTCGTCGCGCTGGAAACCGTGGGCGTGTCCATCGCGCCCCTGCTCACTGCCCTCGGGGTGGGCGGTCTGGCGGTCGCGCTGGCCCTGCAGGACACCCTCGCCAACCTCTTCGCCGGCGTCCACATCCTCGCCTCGAAGACGGTGCAGCCCGGTGACTACATCCGCCTCACGAGCGGCGAGGAGGGCTACGTCGTCGACATCAACTGGCGCAACACCGTGGTCCGCAACCTGTCGAACAACCTCGTGATCATCCCCAACGGGCGGCTCGCGCGCACGAACATGACCAACTTCACCCAGCCCGAGCAGCAGTTGTCCATCCTGGTCCAGGTCGGAGTGGGCTACGAAAGCGACTTGGAGCACGTCGAGCGGGTGACCCTCGAGGTGGTCGACGGGGTGATGGCCGACATCAACGGAGCGGTCCCCGACCACGAAGGGGCCGTCCGCTTCCACACGTTCGCGGACTCCAGGATCGGCTTCACGGTGATCCTGGGCGTCGGCGAGTTCAGCGACCAGTACCGGATCAAACACGAGTTCATCAAGCGGCTGCACCGACGGTTCCGAGAAGAGGGCATCTCGATCCCCGCCCCCACACGGACCGTCACGCTCCACCAGGACGACCCCCGGCCCGCACCGCCGGCACCGTTCCCGCACCAACGCGAGGCGCCGGCCTCGGCACTGGCGGACAACGGGCGGTAG
- a CDS encoding class I SAM-dependent methyltransferase: MPAAYEQYLVPVLFRPFAEDLAARAAPLQPRRILELAAGTGALTSLLLSAVPSAEVTATDLNEAMVAFGSSRAPGAVWRQADAQRLPFPDGSFDLVVCQFGVMFFPDRVAAFAEARRVLAPGGRFLFNTWGPIGTHAFDAAVQAGLEQAFPVDPPRFLPTVPHGYADPAVVAADLVAAGFGVEEEQELTLDGRAASAADVAIGFLTGTPVRAAVEERGDGPTVRATVIEEMTARLGAGPVVAPMTAYVFLGAA; this comes from the coding sequence ATGCCGGCGGCCTACGAGCAGTACCTGGTGCCGGTGCTCTTCCGGCCCTTCGCCGAGGACCTGGCCGCCCGAGCGGCTCCACTCCAGCCAAGGCGGATTCTCGAACTGGCCGCGGGCACCGGCGCTTTGACATCGCTCCTGCTCTCCGCGGTTCCGTCGGCCGAGGTGACGGCCACCGACCTGAATGAGGCCATGGTCGCCTTCGGGTCGTCCCGGGCCCCGGGCGCGGTGTGGCGGCAGGCCGACGCACAGCGGCTGCCGTTCCCGGACGGAAGCTTCGACCTGGTGGTCTGCCAGTTCGGCGTGATGTTCTTCCCCGACCGGGTCGCGGCCTTCGCCGAGGCCCGCCGGGTGCTGGCCCCGGGCGGCCGGTTCCTGTTCAACACGTGGGGCCCCATCGGTACGCACGCCTTCGACGCCGCGGTGCAGGCAGGGCTTGAGCAGGCCTTTCCGGTCGACCCTCCACGGTTCCTCCCAACGGTCCCGCACGGCTACGCCGACCCCGCCGTTGTGGCCGCCGACCTGGTGGCGGCCGGGTTCGGCGTCGAGGAGGAGCAGGAGCTGACCCTGGATGGCCGGGCCGCGTCGGCCGCCGACGTCGCCATCGGGTTCCTCACCGGGACGCCCGTGCGCGCGGCCGTCGAAGAGCGCGGAGACGGGCCGACCGTCCGGGCCACCGTCATCGAGGAGATGACGGCCCGTCTGGGTGCAGGGCCGGTCGTCGCCCCGATGACGGCGTACGTCTTCCTCGGCGCGGCCTGA
- a CDS encoding TIR-like protein FxsC, translated as MTGRSSPTDAATRMADALRPFQQRETGGDMPGRPQTGIHARILIDRSPTMAVWRDDLDAFARALIGLGAFRSVQIGDLPAAAEAQAWAASPGTIATAGAGGTDVHRVLILVSDCAAPRWRSPAWWQGLYALLHRSPTALINPLPPKLWRHVGIDLPAVRVKAPTAPAASNADLLFQPPPLLNALADRRPGGAPDGGVRDNRVLDGDVVPDRVPEAGPGGTSWLPLPVMSLTGHALGRWARTLTAESADGCDALLVPGPAAWDPPTPDECRCTPASLTASCLMLASPRAARLTVLCGAYEELDLPQLQEIAEAFEPEATSADIAEVLVGGLLSVTGGDPTTLRFRDGVREHIRSSLGVRDVRLLRERLPQYAERLVAGRHDSLPAAHPAKPANPENPVAEPATFDPGSRVTPAAPVAPVTPVAPVAPVAEPATDTLPPRSFGRHRSRPDIQPYFFLSYAHTPRFGAGGPDPDMWVERLFRDLSSHVMALTDLPAGAEAGFMDREIRSGEGWSERLGAALATCRTFVPLFSPRYFASEMCGKEWFAFAQRAVHHAALSNQSAEAIVPALWVPVPPSQLPMPAERLQFNHNAFGERYVTEGLYGLIKLRGYAEQYERAVYELAKRIVRVAETTRLGPIRPLDYRLVPSAFGNTTSRSVHIVVAAPTRHDLPQGRSPEYYGDSALDWNPYHPVSQRPIAHVTEDLIRNLNYQVTVSSFDDEAVHFDSKQPPTRPEILIVDRWAVEDEQRRQRLAAFDQESRPWINVVVPWNRYDHQSRAKESELAHRLEDTMPVKMSQGRAAVRAAANGVANMETLGQILPQVIEAATQQFIRHSQVYMPVGDTRDERPRLTGPMRPLVSLSDDGSASPPPFDQFPDAEGDPPYED; from the coding sequence GTTCGCCCGGGCGCTGATCGGGCTCGGAGCCTTCCGCAGCGTCCAGATCGGCGACCTGCCCGCGGCGGCGGAGGCGCAGGCCTGGGCCGCGAGTCCCGGGACGATCGCAACGGCGGGCGCGGGGGGCACGGATGTGCACCGGGTGCTGATCCTGGTCTCGGACTGCGCTGCCCCCCGGTGGCGCAGTCCGGCGTGGTGGCAGGGTCTGTACGCCCTCCTGCACCGCTCCCCCACAGCACTCATCAATCCCCTGCCCCCGAAACTCTGGCGCCACGTCGGGATCGATCTGCCGGCCGTCCGCGTCAAAGCGCCCACGGCACCAGCGGCGAGCAACGCCGACCTCCTCTTCCAGCCGCCGCCCCTCCTGAACGCCTTGGCGGACAGAAGGCCCGGCGGCGCACCGGACGGCGGTGTACGGGACAACCGTGTACTGGACGGCGATGTTGTGCCGGACCGTGTGCCGGAGGCCGGGCCCGGAGGCACCTCGTGGCTCCCCCTTCCGGTGATGTCGCTGACCGGTCACGCCTTGGGCCGGTGGGCACGGACGCTGACGGCGGAGTCCGCCGACGGTTGTGACGCACTTCTGGTGCCCGGCCCCGCGGCATGGGATCCGCCCACACCGGACGAATGCCGTTGCACGCCCGCCTCCTTGACTGCTTCCTGCCTGATGCTGGCATCCCCCAGAGCGGCCAGGCTCACGGTCTTGTGCGGGGCGTACGAGGAGCTCGATCTGCCACAACTCCAAGAGATCGCCGAAGCGTTCGAGCCCGAGGCCACTTCGGCCGACATCGCCGAGGTCCTCGTGGGCGGGCTGCTCTCCGTCACCGGCGGCGACCCGACGACACTGCGTTTCCGCGACGGCGTCCGGGAGCACATCCGGTCGTCGCTCGGGGTGCGGGACGTACGCCTGCTGCGCGAGCGCCTGCCCCAGTACGCGGAGCGACTCGTCGCAGGTCGGCACGACAGCCTGCCCGCAGCCCACCCGGCGAAGCCGGCGAACCCGGAGAACCCGGTGGCCGAGCCCGCCACGTTCGATCCCGGCAGTCGGGTCACTCCTGCCGCCCCGGTCGCTCCGGTGACCCCGGTCGCTCCGGTCGCTCCGGTGGCGGAGCCCGCAACCGACACGCTGCCGCCCAGGAGTTTCGGCCGACACCGCAGCAGGCCGGACATCCAGCCGTACTTCTTCCTGAGCTATGCGCACACACCGAGGTTCGGGGCGGGGGGACCCGATCCCGACATGTGGGTGGAGCGACTCTTCCGTGACCTCTCCAGCCATGTCATGGCACTGACGGACCTGCCCGCCGGAGCCGAGGCCGGCTTCATGGACCGGGAGATACGCAGTGGTGAGGGCTGGTCGGAACGGCTCGGTGCGGCGCTCGCCACCTGCCGCACCTTCGTCCCCCTCTTCTCGCCGCGGTACTTCGCGAGCGAGATGTGCGGGAAGGAGTGGTTCGCCTTCGCCCAGCGCGCCGTCCATCACGCGGCGCTCAGCAACCAGTCCGCCGAGGCCATCGTTCCCGCACTGTGGGTGCCGGTTCCGCCCTCCCAACTTCCGATGCCGGCCGAGCGGTTGCAGTTCAACCACAACGCCTTCGGGGAGCGGTACGTCACCGAGGGGCTGTACGGCCTGATCAAACTGCGCGGTTACGCCGAGCAGTACGAAAGAGCCGTCTACGAACTCGCCAAGCGCATCGTCCGTGTTGCCGAGACCACCCGGCTCGGGCCGATCCGTCCCCTGGACTACCGGCTGGTGCCGAGCGCCTTCGGCAACACGACCTCCCGCTCGGTCCACATCGTCGTCGCCGCGCCCACACGGCACGATCTGCCTCAAGGCCGCAGTCCCGAGTACTACGGGGACAGCGCCCTGGACTGGAACCCGTACCACCCGGTGTCCCAGCGGCCCATCGCCCACGTGACCGAGGACCTGATCCGCAACCTCAACTACCAGGTGACGGTCAGCTCCTTCGACGACGAGGCCGTGCACTTCGACTCCAAACAGCCGCCGACCCGGCCCGAGATCCTGATCGTCGACCGGTGGGCGGTGGAGGACGAACAGCGCCGCCAGCGCCTGGCCGCCTTCGACCAGGAGTCCCGGCCGTGGATCAACGTGGTCGTGCCGTGGAACCGCTACGACCACCAGAGCCGCGCGAAGGAGAGCGAGTTGGCCCACCGGCTCGAGGACACCATGCCCGTCAAGATGAGCCAGGGCCGGGCCGCCGTCCGAGCCGCCGCCAACGGCGTGGCCAACATGGAGACGCTCGGCCAGATCCTGCCCCAGGTCATCGAGGCCGCGACCCAGCAGTTCATCCGCCACTCACAGGTGTACATGCCCGTCGGCGACACCCGCGACGAGCGGCCGCGGCTGACGGGCCCGATGCGCCCGTTGGTCAGCCTCTCCGACGACGGTAGCGCCTCGCCCCCTCCGTTCGACCAGTTCCCCGACGCGGAAGGGGACCCGCCGTACGAGGACTGA
- a CDS encoding amino acid ABC transporter ATP-binding protein codes for MPQETEAVDPMTTDGPEIEIRGLHKSFGDNHVLRGIDLEIARGEVVCVIGPSGSGKSTLLRCVNLLEEPSEGRVFVGGTEVTDLDVDIDAVRRRIGMVFQQFNLFPHVNVTENLTLPQRRVLRRDKIGAAAVARENLARVGLSDKAEAFPAQLSGGQQQRVAIARALSMGPEVMLFDEPTSALDPELVGEVLAVMRVLASEGMTMMVVTHEMSFAREVADRVVFMDGGVIVEQGPAAQVIGDPRQERTRSFLDRILDPAAAEPPRAEPPRPEGEGSRPGEDA; via the coding sequence ATGCCACAGGAGACGGAAGCGGTGGACCCGATGACCACGGACGGCCCGGAGATCGAGATCCGCGGACTGCACAAGTCCTTCGGCGACAACCACGTCCTGCGCGGCATCGACTTGGAGATCGCGCGGGGCGAGGTGGTGTGTGTCATCGGGCCGTCCGGCTCGGGCAAATCGACGCTACTGCGCTGTGTGAACCTGCTGGAGGAGCCCAGCGAGGGCCGGGTCTTCGTCGGAGGCACGGAGGTCACCGACCTGGACGTGGACATCGACGCCGTACGCCGCCGCATCGGCATGGTCTTCCAGCAGTTCAACCTCTTCCCCCATGTGAATGTCACGGAGAACCTCACCCTGCCCCAGCGCCGGGTCCTGCGCAGGGACAAGATCGGGGCCGCGGCCGTGGCCCGCGAGAACCTCGCGCGCGTGGGCCTCTCCGACAAGGCCGAGGCCTTCCCCGCCCAGCTGTCCGGCGGCCAGCAGCAGCGGGTGGCGATCGCCAGGGCCCTGTCCATGGGACCGGAGGTGATGCTCTTCGACGAGCCGACCTCGGCACTCGATCCCGAACTCGTGGGCGAGGTGCTGGCGGTGATGCGGGTCCTGGCGAGCGAGGGCATGACGATGATGGTCGTCACCCACGAGATGAGCTTCGCCCGCGAGGTCGCGGACCGGGTCGTGTTCATGGACGGCGGTGTGATCGTCGAGCAGGGTCCGGCGGCGCAGGTGATCGGGGATCCCCGGCAGGAGCGGACCAGGAGCTTCCTCGACCGCATCCTGGACCCGGCGGCGGCCGAACCGCCCCGGGCCGAGCCGCCCAGGCCCGAGGGCGAGGGCTCGCGGCCGGGCGAGGACGCTTGA
- a CDS encoding ADP-ribosyltransferase domain-containing protein — MIESSVQPTLRVVLTDVNERVVEAWRAAFADTPGIEIRRGSILDEDVDAWVTPTNSQGRMDGGVDAVIKRHLGSGIQLRVQRAIRDRFAGALPVGSAVCVLSGANSPRYLISTPTMVRSSQNVSATVNVALACAAAFQAVHRQNQLAPGSIRSVALVGMGAQTGRVPARVCANLMWTGYTLFHDHWFEDDDELPATIITQLNGIENAPVEERVRIVPPKAAEPVAACHPASHSDANDPLVLTELFDGGGEPWLPLLKPVIEALPDAARFIGKGRSPEIVPVRELTFQALKPNPPHRWKVVAFGQNPYPRPESATGIAMFDNAFNDWKDSQFGRVVSIRCIIKAAAMWKYGIAKKTPIADIRALLKERDTVQPPEWFQAMLTQGVLLLNASLTASGDGAMGAEQHTAFWRPVAERIVEEILKAKQDADVEDRGVVFAWWGAHARNLKGVVLRLQEKYPDVEVRHIDHTNPAAQGDIFCEGDHFAMVNEALASLGADVIDWLPSKGWNAGAAGADAGVAARMGTFIESTMNLHQLYLERLTSVKDEGLVLPAITGVFDTPLMDFHDAVAPVAETLSGLAGHIVRSRDFGKRRADETSGGLSADAIAALYLYTCESAFYREINAVLRSADRTRVMPYLPYLRLLFSAVSGLPAHTQPLWRGVSLDLRAQYPVGQTVTWWGVSSCTSELKVARSFLGSRGKRTLFEVTPAHAVGIRGFSAFTGEEEYILTPGTQLKVTDVKSERGGLCTVRLTEVDAAPLVS, encoded by the coding sequence ATGATCGAGAGCAGTGTTCAGCCCACGCTCAGGGTGGTACTGACAGACGTGAACGAGCGCGTGGTGGAGGCATGGCGGGCCGCGTTCGCGGACACCCCCGGCATCGAGATCCGCAGGGGCTCGATCCTCGACGAGGACGTCGATGCCTGGGTCACCCCGACGAACTCACAGGGGCGGATGGACGGCGGGGTCGACGCCGTCATCAAGCGCCACCTCGGATCCGGGATTCAGCTCCGTGTACAGCGCGCGATCCGCGACCGGTTCGCCGGAGCCCTCCCGGTGGGCAGCGCGGTCTGCGTCCTGTCGGGGGCGAACAGCCCCCGGTACCTGATATCGACGCCGACCATGGTGCGGTCCTCGCAGAACGTGAGTGCCACGGTGAACGTGGCGCTGGCCTGCGCCGCAGCCTTCCAAGCCGTGCACCGGCAGAACCAGCTGGCGCCGGGCAGCATCCGCTCCGTGGCGCTGGTCGGGATGGGCGCGCAGACCGGTCGGGTCCCGGCCAGGGTGTGCGCCAATCTGATGTGGACCGGCTACACGCTCTTCCATGACCACTGGTTCGAAGACGACGACGAGTTGCCCGCCACGATCATCACTCAGCTCAACGGCATCGAGAACGCCCCCGTTGAGGAACGGGTGCGCATCGTGCCGCCGAAGGCCGCCGAGCCTGTCGCTGCCTGCCACCCCGCCAGCCACTCCGACGCGAACGACCCCCTGGTCCTCACCGAGCTCTTCGACGGTGGCGGGGAGCCTTGGCTTCCGCTCCTCAAACCCGTGATCGAGGCGCTGCCGGACGCCGCCCGGTTCATCGGGAAGGGCCGCAGCCCTGAGATCGTCCCCGTCCGTGAGCTGACCTTCCAGGCGCTCAAGCCCAATCCGCCGCACAGGTGGAAGGTCGTCGCCTTCGGCCAGAACCCCTACCCGCGGCCGGAGAGCGCGACCGGCATAGCCATGTTCGACAACGCCTTCAACGACTGGAAGGACAGCCAGTTCGGCAGGGTCGTCAGCATCCGCTGCATCATCAAGGCGGCGGCGATGTGGAAGTACGGCATCGCCAAGAAGACGCCCATCGCCGACATCCGCGCGCTGTTGAAGGAGCGGGACACCGTCCAGCCGCCGGAGTGGTTCCAGGCGATGCTCACGCAGGGCGTGCTGTTGCTGAACGCTTCCCTCACGGCCAGTGGGGACGGGGCGATGGGTGCCGAGCAGCACACGGCGTTCTGGCGGCCCGTCGCCGAACGGATCGTCGAGGAGATCCTCAAGGCCAAGCAGGACGCCGATGTTGAGGACCGCGGGGTCGTGTTCGCCTGGTGGGGGGCACACGCCCGCAACCTGAAGGGGGTCGTCCTGCGGCTCCAGGAGAAGTACCCGGACGTCGAGGTCCGGCACATCGACCACACCAACCCGGCAGCGCAGGGAGACATCTTCTGCGAGGGCGATCACTTCGCCATGGTCAACGAGGCCCTCGCCTCGCTGGGTGCCGATGTGATCGACTGGCTGCCGAGCAAGGGGTGGAACGCAGGGGCAGCCGGTGCGGACGCGGGTGTGGCGGCGCGCATGGGCACCTTCATCGAGTCGACCATGAACCTGCACCAGCTGTACCTCGAGCGGCTCACCAGCGTCAAGGACGAGGGCCTGGTCCTCCCCGCGATCACCGGCGTGTTCGATACCCCGCTGATGGATTTCCACGACGCCGTCGCACCGGTCGCCGAGACGCTGTCCGGGCTCGCCGGACACATAGTCCGGTCACGCGACTTCGGCAAACGGCGGGCGGACGAGACCTCCGGCGGCCTGTCCGCCGACGCGATCGCCGCGCTCTACCTCTACACCTGCGAATCCGCCTTCTACCGCGAGATCAATGCGGTCCTCCGCTCCGCGGACCGCACCAGGGTCATGCCCTACCTGCCGTACCTGCGGCTGCTGTTCTCGGCGGTGTCCGGGCTACCCGCACACACGCAGCCGCTGTGGCGCGGTGTGTCTCTGGATCTGCGGGCGCAGTACCCGGTGGGCCAGACGGTCACCTGGTGGGGCGTCTCCTCGTGCACCTCCGAGCTGAAGGTGGCCCGGTCCTTCCTGGGGAGCCGCGGCAAGCGGACCCTCTTCGAGGTGACGCCCGCCCACGCGGTCGGGATCAGGGGCTTCTCCGCCTTCACCGGGGAGGAGGAGTACATCCTCACTCCGGGCACTCAGCTCAAGGTGACGGACGTCAAGAGCGAACGCGGCGGGCTGTGCACGGTCAGACTGACCGAGGTGGACGCGGCTCCGCTGGTGTCCTGA